GGCTACATTGTATAAAGTGCttttaaaacaacttttatttttggATGCTATTGCAGTGGCTACATGTCACCAGAGTATGCAATGCAAGGCCACTTTTCTATCAAGTCTGATGTATACAGCTTCGGAGTAGAGGTGTCCATGGCCGGgtggcccggcccgacggcccgcccgaaatatgggagggttttgggtaaaaatataggcccgaaatatgggcttgggcaaaaaaagaggcccgattaaaaacgggccgggcctcgggcaccacttttttgcccgggcccccgattaataaatatttttattttttatatttttttaattttaaaatacttttaaaatacttttttaaaattttttaatttttaaaatttttttaaaatttttttaaaaattttttaaaatactttttttaattttttaaattttaaaatatttttaaaatacttttttaatttttattttaatttttaaaataaatttttggtatttatttaaaaaacgggccggacCGGGCCCGGGaaaaattctaggcccatatttcgggccgggtcaaaaaaaatttctaggcccggcccgacccggcccataaACACCTCTACTTCGGAGTACTGCTCTTAGAAATTCTCACCGGTAGAAGAAATAATGGACATTACCCCGACAGTCCTACCTCGAACTTGATTGAACATGTGAGCAAATTAATTTTGCAAGcaatgtaatgtaatgcaattcaactatttttctttttcaaacaattttgaaatgattcaagttattttttttaggtttggGAATTATGGAAGAACGACAAAGCTATGGAGATAGTTGATTCATCGTTAGGAGGGGATCTTCCTAGTGCTGAAGTTTTGAGATGCCTTCAGATTGGGTTGCTATGTGTGCAAGAGAGTGCAACAGATAGGCCTAAAATGTCAGCTGTTGTTGCCATGTTAGGCAATGATGCCTCTCTTCCTTCCCCTAAACAACCAGCATTTTTCATCAACAGAAGCGGCCAAGGTGATGAGAGAGGTAGTAGTCAAGGCACCGGATCCATCAATATAGTGACTCTCACCATGCCCCATGCCCGCTAGATGCTTCGGTACTTTAAAAGTTCCACACAGGGCCCTGGTCTGTTACTGAACATAAATCTCTGTTTCTAGTATTATCAATTTAATTgaaattgttgacaccattttttggatgaaaacggggtcgacttggattttgaaaaaaaagaatgaaaacgggagtcgccaccaatccttttttgacgaggtgtgattaaaaggtggttgtttttaataaatgatttaattttattaaaacaacgatttcggtctacgaaattcagaaaaatgagttcgggagtcggttacgcacgaggaaggattagcaccctcgatacgcccaaaattggtacctagttgattaattagtgtcttagtgtcgaaaatttgaaaacttgaaagaatttaaaatacgatccctctttgtaaagaaaatgctcaaatgttaaggatcttctcgtctcacaatataaaatgtcacatccagtaagttaggacacgacatcttgaattttcgagaacgagcttgccttttatataaaaattcgtgtatttcaaaaggttattcagttagttaaggtgagcgaggaaaatcgaaacccagtaagttagggcacgtttcctcgaattcccaaacaccgaatattgcctttacttgcaaaaatcttatttcgaggtaacgaaatgccatacccagtaagttagggaacaacacctcgtatctccgagaataagcatttttcaaaactcatgtcacgatttaaaagagtattccgttatttaggttaaaggagaaaaatcgaaacccaataagttagggcacgattgtctcgaattaccaaatacggaatattacttttatgaaagaattattattgggttggatataatgataataagaataatattaaagtaaagtaaacaataatactatatataaatgtatatatatatgtatataatagaaatacacactactatataataataataaatatagaaatacaaaaagcaaatataataaaaatattaaattaaagtaataaaaaataatactatatataaaatatatatatacataaaaatatacactaatatataatagtaatagtgatagcaaaaataataaaaatataagtaatattaataatatattagaatacaaaagtaaagtaataacaataggggtgataataataataatacaaacaataatacatatatataataatagtagttagaaataaaaataataaaagtaacaataatgatagtaataatataaataaatatggagagggcatatataatataataataatataaaaaataatatatacataagaaataataataataatataaataatagtaaaataataaaataataaaacaaagctctcaactctctttctccctcttttctaaatccggccgttggtccggctttgcttcggtcatggacccccacgggccgccatcggcgccaccgtacacggcggccggacctcaaaaaaacttttttcgataatgaaaatatgggtaagcttcttacttttatttttactttcgtataaaaaaacaaaataaaattgaaaggaaaacaataaacaaacaaagaactaaagataagaatagacaaaagaaacctcttttgctttgatctttgattaatctccaaaaactagcctttccaagaaacaaaaataaccttttttacaaaaaaacacctccaaaaaacaaaaaaacctcctccaaaacaaagaacaatccttctccaaaaaaccaaaaacccacctctaaaaacaaagtcttgaatggcttttatagccaaattttacaagtggagtggttggggtggtttaggtggccaagggtggtggagttggtggccaaggtgggtggccaacaacggtggtggagtaggtggctaaggtgggtggccaacaaaggtggtggagtaggtggccaaggtttttatttatttatttatttattttttgtgtttgggTTGGGATTAGATTGGTTTaagttgggccaaaattgggcctttATAGAAATTACATCCATAATACATACAGATCCATAATAACATACTTCTCATCTAGATTGCTCTCTTATTTCTCCTATTTTTGTTCTCTTTATtgtttatttcataataattatatattattatagataattgaagatttaatttttatgtgatataaattatataatgaaTCTAATATAATTAGAAATAAATCCGAGTCAACCAAACCATGGAAACATCTTTTCAACTTAATAGTTTTCTAAAAGTTTGTTTTTTCATACTTCTAGttaaaatgcatgaaatatcTTACCCCATATTCATGAACCTATCCCATGCAAAAGCTTCATTCATTCCAAAAATAAGATAATTTCTTAAACGATTAAAGAGCCCACTCACTCTCCCTGCGTAAATTAGGGAGGTATACATTTTTTCTCGTATAttataaaattagttttttttattagcatttttttattttcatcattcatattaaattttttttattttaatcttttttattattaaaatttaatattttggtcttttttattaaataactaaCAACAGCTTTTTCattggcataataataaatttagcctttcAGTGTTTAcagattctatcaatttagtcttaaatctaaaaaattcaataaactagccctcaactttacacattctgtcaatttaatcttgatccttaaaaattaaaaattaaaaatatttatttttttataaaaatacatacaaaattataataatatttataaataaatgaatatatatttttctcatttcctaacatgaaattcatttattaaaataataattttataaatagaataataatactataaataaaattgtttaagaaaaaaaatcatgacCAATACTTACACAAAttcaactttttccttttttcaacATTAATAATCACTATGTTCAAAGATGGTTAAAAGCTACATTCTAAAGTTGAAAAAGTTAAGAATTAATGTCTTTAAATTGTTGCCTAAAACATGTTTGTTGCGTTTGAGGTTGTGCTTCAAGTGGGCATGATTGAGGATCTATCAATGATAATAAAGTCTTGAAGACCCAATAAGAGTAAGGGTTATTGGTGAAGGTGGCATCTAGCACTTGGCAAATTTGACGAAGACGATATAGCAATGTCacatataataaattttactatttataaaataaacataaaaaaggaAAAGTTTGAATCTAGTTTAAGTATTGTTTGtaggttttaaaatatatattttatttataaaagtatcattttaataaataattttcatgtaaaaaaaaagagaaaaatgggtATTCATTTATTTAGATTTTTCATGTACtcttttttataaaatcttatgaatttttttataaaaaatgaacttttaaatattttttattttttaaagttttttaattttgaacTTTAAAGAAGTAAAATTGAATTGACAGAATATGTaaatttgagggttaaatttgttgatttttttttagaattatgactaaattgataaaatctataaatattggagggctaaatttgttattatgcccATAAAAAGGCCACCATTAGTGATATAATAGAGGAgtgacaaaaatattaaatttcgataatgttagtgactaaaatagaaaaatttaaacttaGGTAACCAAAATAGATCACCCTAATAGTAAGATGACTATTTTTTATAatctactctttttttttttacaataatgaTTCATATTTAGGTTGTTCTTAAAGTAAGTGAATACTTGATCAATAGGTCACAAGTTCAAGTTCGATatataacatttttatttaatgaGAAAGTAACATTCCTATTAATCTTTTTCCACCTTAATTTTTGAGGTTTTTTTGTTtgcattaattttttaaaatttattttttagacttAGATTCTGTCaagatattatgacatgacattttgagattatatcatatcatcaccttaaaaatttttaaaatttaaatgtgtatattctttattaatttctagattttatacaaaaaaatttaactcttCAAATGATGTCACGTCATTGTAtcccaaaaaaattcaaattcagaaataaattaaaaaaagttttcaaagttttttagggtcaaattaaaagaaagttgtgaaatataaaaacaaaatgtgGTTGTATCTCTTTTATTTATCTCACTAGTccgattaatttataatttaaaatatgttagaaATGGACCGAAACGAAATTTCCATtaaaatctaatttcacccaactCTACTCATAAAAGGCGCACACGCACACGGGAGCACAAATGAAGATTTGGAAagatggttttttttttagtatCTATATATATTTTGTCCTTTTTTTCCGTTAAACTTTGTTAATTTTTGTTACAGGAGGGTAATGTGAcaattaaaaattgatataataataaatttaactcttaatttttatatattatatcgatttaatcataatttaaaaataacactcaaaatttacaaataatttcaatttgatcctcaaaatttaccttacTCTTTTGCTTCTCCACCGCCACTATTATTATTGCCTCCACCTCCTCCTCCACCAAATAGGAGAAAGGTGAAACCtcaaaaaattttgacttttaagTTTTCTTGGATTTGGGTTtgatttttgattattttggttTTGATCATGAGAAAATTTTTGAGGTTTCACCTTTCTCCTATTTGGTGGAGGAGGAGGTGGAGGCAACAATGATAGTGGCGGTAGGGGAAGTGAAAGAGGAAGGTATATTTTGAAGATTAATTTGAgatcatttgtaaattttgaggattaaatttttttaaacagtGACTAAAtcaaaggttaaatttgttattataccaatttttttaACTACCATGCCACTCTCTCATTAGCGATTTAATGGAACTTAACGAACATGAACaaaaaaatcttaattaattGGGTGACAAAATAAAAGAGCAATAGTTAAATGacaaagttaataaaaaaatgatatttaagtGATCAAAAAGAAAATAGACAATAATTGAATTACttgtggtgtagtttaccctttttatttttaatctattttctCCTCTAAGAAACCCTAAAAGCAGGAACAGTGGGCCACCGCCTGGCTTCCACTACCACAACTACCATTgcaaatacatatttttaaaaggaAAAGACAGTTGAAACCCCAATCAGCAAAAGAGCTCCACTCAATCCTAGTCTTCAACAGCAAGGAAAGAAGAAAGTAGAAACTCATATACACCATTAATATAAAACCTCTTTAATCATTTCTCTCTCTTTATAAGGTACCAGATGATAAAAGGGGATGGCTATACACATATGCTCAAAAAGGAACAAAAGGCCAAGGGGCTCCTTACCCCCCCAAATctgctaaattcagatcctaaacATCAACAAAATAATTAATCTTCTATAAATATGAGTCCAATTTTCGCTGAATTTAGCACTtgttccttcttcttttttaatcacTTGCAACTATATTTGGAttattgaaagaaataaaaaatgaaaaacctATGCTTAGGTTAACTAATCTTTTCTATTTTAATCCTTCAAGGGGTTTGGTTCCTGATCATTTGCATGCCCTTGGCCCAGCACTCCAGCGCACCCTTCGTCTCTGTACTTTCCATCTTCGAATCGTCacttcctttttcatttcttttttctccttttcctttgttttatcaAGACTGTTACAGCAAAGCAATGTAGCTATCCTTCTAAGTTTTccattatctttttctttttgccactTTATGAATATTGAAGTCATGGCCGGCCTCGGGTCTGGTAATTAATCTACCGCATGAGTAGTATAGTTGTTGTACAATCTCCTTTTAGCTTCGTTAAATAGCCTTCTATCCCTACCTGAAAGTTCCACCAAACGTTGGCGTCCAAAAATCAACTGTGGTCTCATTAGCAACCGGAAACGTGCTGGAGATTGGCACCAAACAAAGCCCAAGGCTCCTTAGATCTTGTTTTGGCCCTTCTGGCTCTTTCAAACTTTCAGTACTCTACAAAGGGGGAAAAAGTACAACATTGTTCAGATAATTACTGCATTATTCAAATACTCCTAGGCcctaggagaaagaaaaaaagatagcCAATTATCATCCAAGTCTtcttttatttatgtatatacctGTTGTTGTGTGGAAGGTACTGCTTGTTTCATATATGGAGTAATCAAAACCTGAAATTACGTAAAAATAACATTTTCTCAGTCCATATACAGAATTCTCTAGATAGTATCCTTGTTTTCatgttatataaaaaattaacatgttAAGGGTTTTACTTATAAGAAATAGAAAGAAGATAGAGGAACCATACATTAACTTGATCATGGAGGAACTTAATGTATTCAATAGCTTCATGAAGAACAGATGCGGTATCAGTctggggaaaaaaagaaaaaggtaaggtACAGAATAATCCGAAGGCCAAGATAAAGGTAAACCTTTCAATTATATCATCAAAAGGATAAATATCTAAAAAGTATATAGTAAGAAGAAAATTCCAAAAATTCACCTTTCCGAAAGGTGAAACCAATTGCTGGAGCGCAGTGATTCGGTCCCCAAGCTTCTCTTTTCGAACCTGATAAAATTTGCATAAAACTTTTACATCTAATTCTTTGAATAAGCGATCACTATGATTCCACCTGTAAAgaaactttgtaaaatttataaattaatacctTAAAAGTTGGTAATGGCGATGGCGTTTCAATTCTTGGCCTCTTCAATAATGGAGGTTCACTACTTAATCCTTTCTTCACCGGTGACCCCGAGTTCCGAACTTCTTCGGTATTAGTCTATGAAAGCAGTCcacaacatgaaataaataaatcaaaactgTACCATAAACCCTAGCCCTGGATCCAAGCTGATGAACATGATCAAGACATATACTTTAAAAATATCTCATCACACCATTATTTATTTACCTTCTTCGTTAGGCTGGGGCAATTAGGTTTCTCTTCAAATGTTTGTAAAAGAAACTCAGGTTGCAGCTGCGAGGGTGAAAAGCCGGCTTTGACGTCGTTTACACCAGTGGCGGAAGCGTTCCACAAGGGTGCGTTGTTGGTGAAGTGCAAGTTGCTGGGCTGCTGTTTTGGCAATGATGGCCTTACGAAAGGAGCTGGTCTTGGCCAAGAAGGTGATGATTCAGTAGCGTTATTTGCCCCATAAGTAGCTGTAGCCGACATATAGTCGATTGACCGATTGTTGTTGAAAAGTGATAGTTGTTGGGATTGGGGTTGAGAGTCAGGATCAAACAAAGTTTGTAACAGCGTTGATGGGTACCCATATGACACTGAACCTATCGGAAACTGGCAGGTTGGTCTACTGTTACCGGAGCTGGTTAGTGAATTCAATCTCTGCTGCTCCAAGGAGAAATCTTGATTGAGAGGCTTGAAAGTAGTGATGGAAGAATCTTCCCCGGGGCTTGTATAGCTCCTTGGACTCCATTCCTTTTGGATTTGGGAAGAATCCATGCCTGTTTCTTTCCGGCAACTCAGCCTAGAGTTAATACCTTCTTGAAGAACTGAATTGTAACTTTCACTTCTCCCATTACTCCGACTGCAGGCAAATACGATGTAGAAAAACAGAAAGTATATATATTCAGTTGATGAAAAGAATTTTAATCtaagaatcaagtatttaatTGACTGATCATGTTGACTTCCATTACTAAGGAAAATTAAGAAGTCGTTGTTCTTTCTAACTTGTGGTCGAAGCTTTGGACTATAAGGTCTAGCTTCTTGTATGTAAAGAACTCATATTTAAATCATAGTGAAGACCCAGATAGTTTTTATGCTAATTATACCAGTTATGATTTCAAAACATCAATAACTTACAGCAAAGATTGGTTCCAATCGGATGTTGTAGATGATGAAAGGCCGAAACCCATCATTTGTAAGGTAGAATCATTCAAAATACTGCTGCCACAACTGTCTGAATCACCTTGCTGAGCCCCCAGCGGGAAAGCTAAGCTATCTTTAGACTCCTCACAAGAAGACCTTGCCTTAATATCCACCATATCAGCACTCCATCCGAAGCTTCCCATGTCAGCGGCAAGCCCCGTGGAACATGGCGAAGAACACCCCGTAAACAGTGCTTTCGAGGAATCCCACCATGTCTCTCCACAAATCCCAGCATGAAATTCTTCTGCCATCGTCAAAACTACAAACTCTTTCCTTTTTTTGGTTTATGTATGGGTGAGAACCCTCACCCCTTGGGAGTCATCGTTATTTATATGTGAAAATTGAACTCTGATAAAGAGTACGGTCTAGTGTAAAAGAATTTGGTTGACATTTCAAGGGATGATTGGACGAATGAGAGAAAGCATTTTGAATCGAATTCTGttgtttataattaattaaaaagaaatttaacttTGTTCTCATTCCTTCTTTCCCAATTAAAAAAATgcaattattttatttcctttgctttaattttcttttccttaccggcttaatttttttcccttcctTACGAATAAAGGGATGACGATGATGATATGTTTGATCTGACTGCCATGTCAGTGTTTTGGACTTTGTTTTAGGACGGTTGATATTTGGTTAAAATATAATAGTCGAATGAAAAAGCTTATCGTCTATATTATAGGGCaatctaataaaatatttaatacgTTATATTAGTTAGTAAtatttttcatgtcattgacacataattttgataatttttttatcctaACCCTAAATCTTGAATTTTGAACCTGATTCGAGAAGATTCTAGATTTGGGATGTAGGATTTAGAGCTTaagataaaaaatgataaaaattatgtgacaattaaataaaaaattactaaaatattattaaataatatgaataatgtaGTGGAAAGGATTTGTACAAAGAAATAAGATTATAATTTGTTTAGTATCTTTATTTGTAGTCACTATAGTTATAAGATTTTGATagcttttaaaagattaaaaagtaaagaaaatgagTGACTTTTCTTTTTTACGAAGAAAATTTCTTTATGCTTTGACGTTAttcgaatatatgtatatatatcaaaacCTTTTAAGCATTTCGATgacattacttttttttataattaatcatttcaattcaaataaatcattacaaacgttagttaattaatataactACAAAATTCCACATATTTATATAACGTGAATTTGTTATTTAATCAAAACCttattaacttttattcaaaaattttagatCTTGGTAAAGTTTACAGGATCAACATAAAAaggcaaaaaaaagaaagaaaattagacGGCTGACTTCTAAAAAATcaaaagttaattaaattatgtcccaatgaaaaaaattaaattaggaatgatgaatctaattttctcaacaacaaaaaaaagctAGGAAAGGGACTTTCTTGTT
The genomic region above belongs to Gossypium hirsutum isolate 1008001.06 chromosome D05, Gossypium_hirsutum_v2.1, whole genome shotgun sequence and contains:
- the LOC107905963 gene encoding transcription factor bHLH112, yielding MAEEFHAGICGETWWDSSKALFTGCSSPCSTGLAADMGSFGWSADMVDIKARSSCEESKDSLAFPLGAQQGDSDSCGSSILNDSTLQMMGFGLSSSTTSDWNQSLLRSNGRSESYNSVLQEGINSRLSCRKETGMDSSQIQKEWSPRSYTSPGEDSSITTFKPLNQDFSLEQQRLNSLTSSGNSRPTCQFPIGSVSYGYPSTLLQTLFDPDSQPQSQQLSLFNNNRSIDYMSATATYGANNATESSPSWPRPAPFVRPSLPKQQPSNLHFTNNAPLWNASATGVNDVKAGFSPSQLQPEFLLQTFEEKPNCPSLTKKTNTEEVRNSGSPVKKGLSSEPPLLKRPRIETPSPLPTFKVRKEKLGDRITALQQLVSPFGKTDTASVLHEAIEYIKFLHDQVNVLITPYMKQAVPSTQQQSTESLKEPEGPKQDLRSLGLCLVPISSTFPVANETTVDFWTPTFGGTFR